DNA sequence from the Centropristis striata isolate RG_2023a ecotype Rhode Island chromosome 17, C.striata_1.0, whole genome shotgun sequence genome:
GGTGCAGagaacagacacagagacaaagagagagaagaaaaggagcagaagaggaGAGTAAACCGCTGCTGGATCCTGTTTCTGAGCAAACATCTGGTGagttcacactttattttctgctctgttttctttatgttgttcttctcctgcagctgttaacctttctccttcttcttgttGACACGGGAAGTTCTTCTTCTGGACTTTAGATCACGCTGTGTGTTGTAGAGTTCAGTGCTTACTGAAGTGCTTTTAATGTGAGCTGCAATGAGATTACGCTTGATACATAAATGTCAGATACGACATTTCTGCAgtggtgctgtgtgtgtgtgtgtgtgtgtgtgtgtatgtgtgtgtgtggtggttaGAGCACATCAACATGTCAGAATGAAGCACACACTCATTAGACTCTAAAACACAAAGTATTCACATGAATGTTGTGTTGTTTCTGTCTTCATCTTATTTGGAAAAGCAAAAATCCATCTTTgtctcaccacacacacacacacacaccgccaaGAGAGAGGAGCAACTATTTACACAGAGACTCTCAAACTGTTGACACATTAGGCTGCtatcaaaaagaagacacatggAGAAACAGTCGACACTGGAGGGAACTTTTGATCTAGAACAGTTGTAATAAAACAGGTAAAAGCCCAAGGATGGCTCAAGATGTTCATGTTTATTCaggatatatatgtttatatatttatttatatcctcatcgtgtgtctctgtttgttgacTTCACAGCTCAAGAGACACTTCTGACTCCAGGACGTACgtctgaaagaagaagaagaagaagaatgagtcCTCCAAGAAAGGTCAGATCACTCTAATGAActtgagtttgtgtttgtgtgttttttttaattctgttctCTTTACTTTAGATATAATCTCCTCTTTAGACCCCGTAgtattagtgttttattgttagtattaatattttataagatcagtttttcaattattttaaatattcgaAAAACTGATTATATTATGATATGAAtagtttttaattaaagtttgacgtttgttttgaatgaaatattattcaaatataataagaatatttaattcagatttctaaatatagaatattgtgtacattttttaatttgtttttattgttatgacATTTAATATGAGTTGTATAAGtattacaatattattaaagggattaaaaaagaaatacaatataaatattgtacttgttGTTCAACAAGATATATGAAtactatttaattattattattatgtagagTATTATTAAGGTATTTTATACTATATACTTTATAATGTCCATCCAACTGTCCCATAGAGACTAATGAGAACTGGGAACAGACATTTctagaagaaaaacacagttttctaaCCTGCAATGttgctcacatttttttttttcacatttttttttttcacattaaacgTACATCAACGCGTTCAGGGGAGATTTATCTCTCTGATGAGactaatattttgttgtttgtttgtttgacttaGGTTTTTGAGAAAACAAGAGCAGTTTGAGAGGTGTGGTTTCCATTAAATGACTCTCTCAGCTGTTAGATATCAGCTGATAGTCTGTGCCCCTCCCCTCTCCACTCATCACCATAGCAACCAGCCAGCATGAGTGAGCCAGGACAGGATGACCCaggtcttcaaaataaaaacccatAAAGTAACTATATCTAATAATGTGGGTGCCTTTGATCTCATTGGCTTACTTTAACTCATAAAAAGCATATTACTATGTCAAACAATATGGGAATAAATGAATCAAATCTGCATTGATGGACAGGAAAAGTTTTATTCAGCAGGCAGATTAATACCGACGATTCTGCAGAATTAATGAAACAGCACAAGAAATGCACATGTAAACCACAGACTGACTCTCCACCCCCCATCCAGACATGTTTATTATCTCAAAACAATCCGTGTTTCTTCCAAACTTGGCCTTCACTATTTGGACATTCCTCCCCTACTCCCACAATCTTTCAAGGCCCTAGTTAGGACAGGCTGAGCCTTGTGATGTTTCACTCATCTAGTTACCTAGTGGGATCCAGTTCCCACCAGATCACATGAACCCGGTTCCCagaacattttttgacaaaaagatGATTAATTTTGATATTGTTCTGTTGCTTCCAGTAGCTACTTTATTTCTTCACCAGAACGTCCCCCCTCCCTTACTGTCGCCCCTGGTTACACTCACAACTGGCTGTGCTTTCAAGTCTTGATAggggaaaacaaaatattgaccTGAGTCTGTCGGGGACCTTGTGTTCCCAAGCTCAGGCCAGAAGAAGAGATAACGATGAGACtaggaaaatatagaaaatgtgttatttactttttttggtatttgcgAAACACATAGAATGATTTGAGTAATTTAAATTTCCTTCCACACTTGCTttgtataaatgtatgtttatttttattgcaacaatCCAAAAGAATCACAGATACTGTCCAGAATAAAGGTACTGCTTGTCAAAATATACGCTGAAAGGAAAATATTACTTAGTAACATTGACTTGAACATTGAGGGTTATGTTGTACAGACGTGATCTAAATATTACTGATGGTTTTAGATAGATTGCTTGACCATCGCATctcactcacactctctctttttcattttgtctgttgcTATAGAAACCAGGAGAACGCGAGGGACTCAAACATCACCGCTGTGAGCTCTGTGTTCACCAAtgggttcacactggagagaaaccgtacagctgtgaccaatgtgggaacgCTTTCACCACGACACAGAGCCTGAGACGACATCAACGTGTTCACAacggagagaaaccgtacagctgtgaccagtgtgggaacgcTTTCACCACGACACAAAgcctgagacaacatcaacacattcacactggagagaaaccctacagctgtgaccagtgtgaaaaaactttttcgcAAAGAGGTCACCTTGTTGCTCACcgacgcattcacactggagagaaaccgtacagctgcgaccagtgtgggaacgctttcaccacaacacaaagcctgagacaacatcaacacattcacactggagagaaaccctacagctgtgaccagtgtggaaGCGATTTCAACACGGCAAATGGCCTGAGACGACATCAACGTGTTCACAgcggagagaaaccgtacagctgcgaCCAGTGTGGCAGTACTTTTTCACAAAGGTACCACCTTAATGTTCACCAacgggttcacactggagagaaaccgtacagctgtgaccagtgtgaaaAAACGTTTTCGAATGGAAGTAACCTTGTTAATCACCGACgcgttcacactggagagaaaccatacagctgtgaccagtgtggcaGTACTTTTTCAGAAAGACACAGCCTGAATGTTCACCAACGGGTTCACACCGGGGAGAAACCGTACAGTTGTGACCagtgtgaaaaaacattttcgcaAAGAAGTAACCTTGTTCTTCACCaacgtgttcacactggagagaaaccgtacagctgtgactaATATGGCCATGCTTTCACTAGTGCAAAGAGCCTGCGACGACATCAACGCAGTCATACTGTAGACAAACCGTATTAGTTTGACCAATGTGGGTAAATGTCTTCTCATAGTAGAACCTTTAAAGCTCACCAGTGCATTCAAAGGATGTCTCATTTACCGTTTTTAGAGCCAAGCTAGCTATTTCTTCATGCCTCCTCTCCATGTGCTGTGTTGTTACATTCTGAGCTTCCCTCTGAAActaaagactgaaaacagtAACTGAGTCTGACTGCAGTGGTTTGAtccagtgaggaggaagaggagatgaataaacagagagagaactgTCATTCTCAGCATCAacatggtcattattattaattatctgacaccagtaagataataaatatcattaaaacCTGCACAGCCTGTAATCGgtgttggaatgtaacttattacatttactcaagtactgtacttaagcaaAATAATACGttagttttacttaagtacaatatttccattttaattcaCTCTATACTTATAATCCACTACATTCAACtgaaagctttagttattttaccaGTTAagctttaacatgaaaaaaatgtttaaataaatatgtattgaaGATTCTTACATGAATCCAGGATTAAACAcctgaaaaaagacatttttaatctgGATTTTTATTCTCTGTTAAGTTTCTATTATTTagaatttttattgtatttcaatGTGTTGACTTGTATTTGGTTTCCTGTATTTTTATTCTTGCCATATATATTGTTGGGGATGGATTGATATGATAAACTCTGTAACTTTAGTTAAGTGCTCCACGTCAGCAGTGTTTGCATTACTGctggaaaacatgtttatatgtctGGATCGATACAGATGTTCACATCTGCACTGACTAACCAAACATGGATCATCACACGTCTCCAACTTGGAGGGACAAAGTGCGTCTCTCTGCAAATAACATCTGCGTGCCATGGGACCATCAACTCAATGAATTCTTGTAACTTGGTCAGATCTTCTTGATCCTATTTGGCTGATAGAACTCTGTCCCTATCCAGCTGAACAGTGTGATGTGACTCTGTACATGATTGCTGATTATTCCATATATTATcttcgattaaaaaaaacttaaagacAAGcaagttttaaataatttttatttctcagaaaGGAATCACTCAATAAATTCCTCAACAGGCATTTTTAtggattttaaaatttgaccaattttgacaaaaatcaacattttaaaatttgacaaattttgacaaaaactacatgctttaaaatgactttttttttttttttttttctcgacaTCCCTTAATAATTTCTGGCCATAGCAttctctaatatgtatcaacagactataataggggcatctcaaacatttttaggcattttaaaaattgaccaattatgactttttttaaaattttagacATGCCTTAATTTGatggttttctgtaatttctggccatactATGCACTAATATGTATCAATAGACTGTAGTTGGgcaatttcaagcattttaggcattttttaaagttgatcGATTTTTACAGAAATTGAAAatctatagtatgacttttttcaaattttggacaacccttaatatgtttttttctgcaatttctGGCCATACTCATATCTAAACATCAGACACAGACATGAaggtggttggacagactggtctaaagagctggttctgtggttggagccaggttggacagtgtgtccaacctggctccaaccacagaaccagctctttagaccaggtggaggaggtggtggggagatgacctgtcaacatgttccaggccatcctgaaatacccagatcatccgctacacaaaacctttatggaccaaaaaacagcagtggacggctcctctctctccgttgcaggacagagagatacaACAGagccttctctcctacagccatcaggctgtctcactctaacagagaaaacagactcactgaatttaccctcagggataaaaaaaaaaaaaaaaaaaaaaaggaattttgattgatttgactataattgggccattttaggcattttgaaaGTTGttcacttttgaaaaaaaatcgacatgctatagtttGACGTTTTTTGTTGACCAAATTTTTTACATtccataaaatgtgtttttttgtgtcatttgtggcTATACTATGCTTTAATATCAATCAATAGACTATAATtgggtcattttaaaaaaaatttaagcatttttaaatttcaccattttgacaaaaaacaacatgctatagtatgacttttttgttgtcGTCCAATTCTTGGACATccaataatatggtgtttttctacatacatacatacaatttagctgtatttattatattactgATGTCAGATAATTAAAGATAATGATTAACTGAGAAAGCTTCTTTGTGTccaaacatttaatgaaaatatttaaaaaaacaggattattAAAGCAACAACTTGAGATATATAAAATCATGTTTACAacaatattttgattttgtcagaatgtctAAAGAATAAAGGTTTGTTGAGTCTAAGTTTGAACTctggagtgtttttgtgtctctgtttattcatctcctcttcctcctcactggaTCAAACCACCGCAGTAAGACTCAGTTACTGCTGTCAGTCTTTAGTTTCAGAGGGAAGCTCAGAATATAACAACACAGTACATGGAGAGGAGGCATGAAGAAATAACTAGCTTGACTATAAAAATGGTGAAGAAGACTTTGTGTGAGCGCATTGGTGAGCTTTAAGGTTACCAGTCtgagaaaacattttcccaCATTGCTCACACcagtaaggtttctctccagtgtgaatgcgttggTGAACTTTAAGGGAACTACTCTGAGAAAACCTTTTCCCACATTGTTCACAccagtacggtttctctccagtgtgaatgcgttggTGAACTTTAAGGTGACTACTCCGAGAAAACCTTTTCCCACATTGTTCACAccagtacggtttctctcccaTGTGAACTTGTATATGTTCTCTCAGATTCTGTGCTGTGGTGAAAGCCTTCCGACATTGGTAGCAGCCGTACGGCTTTGCTCCAATGTGAATGGgttgatgttgtctcaggcCCTGTGATGTGGTGAAAGCTTTTACACATTGATCACAGTTGTacagtttctctccagtatgactACGTTCATGGTTTCTCAGGCTCTGTGCCGTGGTGAAAgctttcccacattggtcacagctgtacggcttctctccagtgtgaatgcgttgatgtCGTCTCAGGGTCGTTGCCATGGTGAAAGCgctcccacactggtcacagctgtacggtttctccccAGTATGAATACGATAATGTTGCCTCAGGGTCTGTGTTGTGGTGAAAgtgttcccacactggtcacagctgtacggtttctctccagtatgaatgcgttgatgttgtctcaggcTCTGTGTCGTGGTGAAGacgttcccacactggtcacagctgtaaggtttctcccCAGTGTGAACCTGTAGGTGACGCCTTAAACTTCGAGCTGTGGTGAAGGATTTGTCACACAGCTGACAGCAGTGATGTTTgagtccctctctttctcccggTTTCTATagcaacaaacagacagaaagagtgaGGGTCAGTTTGAGGCATGATAGTATGTTGCTTTTCAAGAATTATCactttgtgtttagtgttttttataattttgttttttatagtttataatgggtgtgtattggacTGAATGTTCAGAgttagagtggatgacatcacagcttgAGTGAAGAGAGGCtgggacaatttaaaaaaaaaactttgctgGTTCCCACAGCTTGTTCTCTTCATACACAGGGTTATGCCATGAAAcaagaacacatttttaggGAAGATTGAAGAGAAATGTTTGCTGTTCTCAGACATtctctgtacagcactttggagacatttttcttgtttaaatgtgctatacaaataaagtggattgcaTTCTACTCTGGAATCAATGGGACGTACAGATTTCTTTCAGTGAGTCTGAATGTCACAGAAACTCCAATCCAAACGATAGAAACTAATGAGAACTAGGACCAGACATTTCTAGAAGTAACAGAGAAAGACAGTTTTCTAACCCACCTCCTTGctgacatatttttttacaagacAAGTGAAAATTACATTAACCTTCATCAGAAAATTTTCTTCTcgatgataataatattttgttgttatgactcaccatgtttgaaaaaaataagagcAGTTTGAGAGGTGAGCTCTCCATTGAATGACCTTTCTCAGCTGTTAGATATAGTGTGCCCctcccctctccactctgctgctcTAATCACAGCAGCAACCAGCAGAGGCAGGATGAGccaggccttcaaaataaaagcccagaaTGGTATCTGGACAATATGCAAAAGTGCAAAGCATTGTGGGATCAGTGAGCCTCATTGTTCTCTGTGAGCATTCTCCTGAGGACtcatgaaacaacaacagagtcTCATCAGGATGAAACCAGGAAACACTAAATATTCAAAGATTGATTCAGCATCAAGAAGAAACCTGCAGCGGTTCAAACTGATGATTTTACTCTTTATGGTTTCATTAATATTCACACATGTATgtgtctaagttctgtctgcaCCAActtacattcacacaaacagaTGTCGCCATTTTTATCTGCAGGGAGCAGAGAAGAGTCTGATTCTAATAAAGTTACACAGAGAAGGAAAAGTTcaataaactacttttgatttgatggaaaaagaaactaaagctggaGCTTTTTAGAGCTGATGGAAGTGAATGTGATCAGAGTTTATTAAAGCTGGAACCAGTCTGTAGTTTGTCcctcacaacaaagaaaaacacgtGAACACAAAGCCTGGAGCGGTTTGAACCGGTTTTACAaactcacattcacacatgaacaacCAGGAACCCCTCCCCCACTGAGCCGGACCCCCCAAAGAGACCTGATTCAGGATTAAATGCCTCCAGGAACAAAGAAAACCGTTTTTAAGAAACTCCTCCGACTGCAATCTGCTAATTTCGGagctcaaacacacaaagaaaacagaaagtattTCATCTGTTCCACTCACTTCAGAGCTCGAGCCTGCTGCTGGTCTACTGGGGACCTCCGGGTCCTGGTTCTCCTCCATTCCGCTCTGTGCTTCTCCTGCTCCTGACCTCCGCCGGGACTGCTGGACTTTAGATCCTGGTCTGGACAACTCCCTCACGGCTTTGTAGCGTCTCGTTAAGCCCCGCCCACACCCGGTgcgtcttcttctcctgtttttgcCGGTTTGCAAACAGCTTTCAGGATCATTAGCGCCACCTTCTGACAGGAGCGTGGATCAgatttaattctttattttactaTACATATAtaggacaaaaataaacaataaataccgTTCCTATATTCTCCTGATgagtcatgttttatgttaaaatataaatattgaattattctagtaatgattaatttaatctgaatttgatgtttttcttttgccgTCTGTTTCTGAGAATCAATAAATTATGAGTTGATCCTCTGTTTCCTGTTCCAACACTGACACATTTACACAATatcataaatgttttattattcagaCCAGTGTGTCCAAATCTGCTCCAGATAACATCAGAAACCAGAAAGAGATCTTTAAAGACCGTCATTGTCATTAGACTTTGAAATTGTGgtggcctctctctctctctctctctctctctctctctctctctctctctctctctctctctctctctctctctctctctctctctctctctctctccaaaaaaaagaacatatacataaacatataaagatGACACAGTGTGAAAtatagaaaacagtaaaaactgctttaaaatagattttacTTCTGTATATACATGTGCAGGTTATTTACAGGGAGATAGTTGTtgaaagtttaataaataacttttattttcagtttgtttgttcctGTAGAAACGCAGCATCAGTTCCTGTGGGGGCGGGGCCTGTTTCAGTCATTGTTGGGTCTTTTTGACCAGGCATGAGGTGTTGGAGGTCCAAGTGAGGTGATTTAACACGTTGACTCCAAGGAAGGGGGAGGTGGTCACTTGTCTTTGTTCTCCTGAAGTCAACCATCGTCTCCTTTGTCTTGGAGGTGTGAAGGAGCAGGTTGTTGTCCCGACACCACTCAGTCACATGTTGCACCTCCAGCCTGCACGCCGTCTCCTCAGTCCCACTATTGTTGTGTCACCTGTGAGTTGAATGATGCAGCTGGAGGTGTGGATGGGGCTGCAGTCATGTGTGAAGAGTGTGAGGAGCCTGTGGTCGGTTTGTGTTCTCAGAGCACTTCATGACTGATGCTGTTAACGACACTGTGCCACAGTCATTCAGGCTCTTCACAGAAGTCTTTTCAGGCTCTGGAATGATGGTGGAGGACTGAGGCATGTGGgaacaaaagctgcttcaagTGAGAGGATGAATATTTCAGTAAACACCTCGGTGAGCTGTTGGGCTCCATCTCACAGCTCAAAACTGTTTTCACTatcataaacacacaatatactCGTTGTTTGCAGAACTGTGatgaatataataaagtattattgCAGCAGAGTTTtgagttttaatgttttatttcatcattcatGACTGAACGACTCTGATGTGTTATTGATACACGGCCTTAATTCAAGGTTTGATTATCACTTTATATCAGTCGGCTCATAATATCTGTTGTATTCGCTGGATTTCTCAATGAAAAATGTCGAGTTCAGCTAATATTCCACTGACGGTAATattaagaaacattaaaatcCAGACGAAGGAGCTGCTTCatgtgagcagcattttactgttgtcagc
Encoded proteins:
- the LOC131989503 gene encoding zinc finger protein 271-like — protein: MSPPRKKPGEREGLKHHRCELCVHQWVHTGEKPYSCDQCGNAFTTTQSLRRHQRVHNGEKPYSCDQCGNAFTTTQSLRQHQHIHTGEKPYSCDQCEKTFSQRGHLVAHRRIHTGEKPYSCDQCGNAFTTTQSLRQHQHIHTGEKPYSCDQCGSDFNTANGLRRHQRVHSGEKPYSCDQCGSTFSQRYHLNVHQRVHTGEKPYSCDQCEKTFSNGSNLVNHRRVHTGEKPYSCDQCGSTFSERHSLNVHQRVHTGEKPYSCDQCEKTFSQRSNLVLHQRVHTGEKPYSCD